The region CCATATTGCGTCGCCTCCGATTGGAGCCGGAGTCGCGCTGCTTGCTCCCGCTCTGGATTTCTTCCGAGACCGAAACGAGTACGTCTCTCAAAACGCTTCCGCTCCGGCTTGATTTCGCACTCAGCCAGCGAATCGCGGCTCGGGCTTTCCCTTCACGCCCAGCCCCTTGATCGCGAATAAACTGCCGCCGTCGGCCCCCGGCTCCATATTGAGGATCTTCTCGCCGATCGAGGTCGCGTACATCACGTCCAGATTGTCCCCGCCGAACATGAGGCTGGTAATGATCGGTACCGGTACTTCGACGGTGCGTGCGATCGAACCATCCGGGGTGTAACAGACGATTTTCCCCCCGCCCGCGATCGCCGACCAGTAGTGGCCTTCCGCATCGACGGTGGCGCCATCGGGCACCCCGCCAAGCCCCTTGATGGCGGCGAACAAGCGCTTGTTGGAAACCGTGCCGGTCGCGAGGTCGTAGTCGTAGGCCGAGATCGTCCGGGCCACGCTGTCGGCGCAGTAGAAGGTGCGATTGTCGGGGCTAAAACATGGACCATTGGTGCATCCGATCGCGGGCTCGAGAACCGTACACCTGAGCGACCCATCCAGGCTGAAGATCGAGCCGACGGGGCCTTGGAATTTAGAATCCAGAGTGCCCGCGACAAACCTTCCTCGCGCATCAGTCTTGCCGTCGTTGAAAGTGGTTCCCGGCTTTGCGACGGCGCCGCCTATCTGCTGGGCTTCTCCCGACTTGAAATCGAAAAGATAAAAGCCGTCGGAGAGCGCGCACACTGCGCCACCCTTTTCGCGCAACGCCAGTGAGCCGATGGGCTTGGGAGTCTTCCAGGACTTGATGTCGCCAGTCTTCGGATCGAGGCGATAGATGGCTGGTGCGTTGCCATCTATCCAGTAAAGCGCCTTCTCGGCCACATCCCACACTGGACCTTCGCCGAGCTTGTTTTTGATTCCGCCGATTTTTTCGATTGTGACCGCCATGGTTTGTCATCCTCGACTCATCATTTAGCGAATGCGTTCTTCTGCTCCGACCACTGTCTCCCAATCATGCTCCTCCCGACATAAATGTGTAGCCTTCCAAACATGGACAGTTCCAGCCCGCGGACCTAGAATCCCGGCAGATAGCATCCGCGCACGCCGAGTTCACACCGAGGAGGACAGCCCCAATGGCAAAGTACAGCTTCATCGTGTTCACCAATCCGGTCGAGGGCAAAGAATCGGAATACAACGATTGGTACAATCGCCAGCACATTCCCGACGTTCTCAACATACCCGGCTTCGTCAGCGGCCAACGCTTTTGCCTGGCCGATACCCAAATGAGTCGCGACGGCAGCCGAGCCCACAAGTATCTCGCTGTTTATGAGATCGAGACCGACGATTTGGCCGGCACGCTCAAGGAACTTCGAGCCCGGGGCGGCACCGCGGAGATCGTGCCCAGCGACGCGATCGACATGAAGAACGTCGCCACCTACATCTTCACCCCCATCGCGGAAAAAGTGCTGGCCAGCGAAGTGAGACGTCCACGCCGCGTGGCATGAAGTTAGTTTTTGTGTGCCATCGGGTCGGATCGGCGCAGCGGACCTTCACCCGGCAGGAGCTGTTCGACGCAAAACATCTGGATGGTTGCAAAACGTGAAATCGGTATCGAGGAGGAGCCCTCATGGCAGCGACCGCGCCTAAAAGTATGCATTACGAGTTTGAAGTTGAAGACGTGGAATATCTGCGCCACGGCGATACCACGCTACTGGCACGCCTGTTCAGGCCGCACGGCCAGGGGCCCTTCCCCGCGGTAGTCGAACTACACGGTGGCGCGTGGTGTCTGGGCGATCGCCTCCAGGACACCGCAATCAACGAACAACTGGCGCGCGCCGGCATCCTGGTCGCAGCGCTGGATTTCCGGCTCCCGCCGGCAGCCTCGTATCCCGGCTCCTTGGCTGACATCAATTTTGCTATCCGCTGGCTCAAGGCGCAGGCTGCGACCCTGCACACGCGCCCCGACATGGTTTGCACTTTTGGAATCTCCAGCGGCGGGCATCAGGCTATGCTGCTCGGGATGCGGCCGCAGGATTCGCGCTATGCCGCAATACCGCTTTCCGGCGATAAGTCCGCTCTTGACGCCAACGTGCGCGGCGTGATCATGGGCGCGCCGGTAATCGATCCGTTGGGTCGTTATCGCTACGCCAGGCAGCTCAAGGAAAGCGGCAAGCCCTATCCCGAGTTCGTGGATCTGGTGCTGCCGCTGCACGACAAATACTGGAAGAGCGAAGAAGCGATGGCAGAGGGGAACCCGGTGCAGGCGCTCGAGCGCGGCGAACGGGTCGCCTTGCCTCCCGTACTGTACATTCAGGATACGCGTGACATCGTACATCCGCGCCCTCAGCTCGAGCGGTTCGTTGAGCTCTATCGCAAGGCGGGCGGGCAAGTGGAGCTGGAACTGACCGAGGGTGCAAGTGATGCATTCATTTCCAGGAATCCACCGCAAGCGGTCCGGCAGATGTACGATAAGCGGGATCCATCGTCGCCGGTCGCCGCGCGCGTGGTCGAAAAAATGATCGATTTCGTTCGTGCGCAAACGCTCTAGCAGCGGGCAAATGATTTGAGTGGATGCCGGGTTAAGCGGTAAAGCTTGGTGGGCGTTAAGAAACGGGCCAAATGAACAAAGCGGAAATTGGCCGCCGCGACTGTGCGGAAGCGGTGGTTGCTTTTCCTTTAGCGCTTCCGGCGAGTAGCCTAGATTGGGAGAGCAGGCGCGGAAAATATTTTTCCAGAGGCTGCTTGAAAACTTGTAAAGAGGGACACCATGAGCAGTTACACAATCATTGATGCTGACACCCACGTGACCGAAGCGCCGGACTTGTGGACCAGCCGCGCACCTGCGGCGATGCGCGACCGGGTTCCACATGTGGTGACGGAAGCCGATGGGAGCCAAAGATGGGTGGTGGGAGACAGCAAGGCCATGGCGGTGGTTGGTTTGACCGCCACCGCTGGGGCTGGGAGCTTCAAGCATCCGCCGAAGAATTACGAGGCGATGCACCCTGGCGCGTACGATGCCCAAGCGCGGCTCAAGTACATGGACCACATGGGTATCTGGGCGATGGTCATGTACCCCAACGTGGGCGGCTTTGGAGCGCAGCAGTTCCTGAAGCTGAATGATCCGGAACTGATGCTCACCTGTGTGCAAATCTACAACGATTGGCAGACCGAGTGGGCGTCCGCCGATGCGCGCCGGCTACTGCCCATCACCTCACTCCCGTTTTGGGACGTTGAGGCGGCGGTGAAGGAAGTTCGTCGCTGTGCCGCCAAGGGCCACAAGGGGATTCTCTTCACCGGCGAGCCCCAGTACTACGGTAAGCCACTGCTGGGCGATCCGCATTGGAATCCGCTATGGGAAGTGGCGGTCGAACTCGACCTGCCGATCAGCTTCCATATTGGCTCGGGCGATATGGCCGAGGGCCTCGCAAGGAAAAGGGTTGCGACCTACGGCCGGATGGCGGCATTTACGGAGCTGGCGGTAGATATTTTTCTGCATAATGGCCTGCAGCTCAATGACTTGCTGATGTCCGGCGTGCTGGTGCGCCATCCGAAAATCAAGTTCGTGTCGGTGGAAAGCGGCATCGGATGGATCCCGTTTCTGCTCGAAGCGATGGATTATCAGTTTCAGGGCAACAGCGTCGCCGAAGAGCATCCCGAATTTGACCGGCTGCCGTCGGAGTACTTCGCGCGCAACGTTTATGCCTGTTACTGGTTTGAGCAGATAGCTCCGCGCCGCCTGATCGACAAAATCGGCGTCGACAACGTGCTCTTCGAAACCGACTTTCCGCATCCGACCTCGCTTTACGGCGACGAGGTCCACGCCCGCATCAAGAGCGGGTTGTCCGACTGCGAGGAGTCGGTGCGACGCAAGATTCTCTGGGAGAACGCGCAAAAGCTGTACAAAGTTACGGGTCCATCCGCGGCTGACCAAGCCAGGAGCGCCGGCGCGTAAAGCGCGGAAACGGAGCTACAACACATGATTGACGTGTACTACTGGCCAACTCCAAACGGAAAGAAGATCACCATCCTGCTCGAGGAAGCCGGCATCCCTTACACCATCAAGCCGGTAAATATTGGGCGCGGTGATCAGCTCACTCCCGAATTCCTCAAGCTCTCACCCAACGGCCGAATGCCGGCGATTGTCGATCACGAACCCAGCGGTGGCGGCGCACCAATCGCCATTTTCGAGTCCGGCGCGATCATGGAGTACCTCGCCGAAAAGAGCGGAAAGTTCTGGCCCCAGGAACCGCATCACAAGGCTGAGGTCACGCAGTGGCTCTATTGGCAGATGGCCAATCAGGGGCCCAAGATGGGCGAGCAGGGACACTTTCGTCGCGCTTCGCAGAACCCCAAAAATGGCGATCAGACCTATGCCCTGCTGCGCTTCGACAACGAGGTACATCGCATCTACGGAGTGATGAATCTGGGCCTGCACAAGAAGCGCTACCTGGCCGCTGGGCAATACACCATCGCCGATATGATTTGCTATCCGTGGGCGACGACCTGGCAGAATCGCAATCTCGATCTCAACGAATTTCCCAATCTCAAACGGTGGCTTGATGAGATCGGCGAACGGCCTGCGGTAAAAAAGGCGATGGCGGCAGGTCCGGAGTATCGCGAAGACCCCGCAACTGTCACCCCGGAGGAGCAGGCACGGCGTTCCAAGCTGCTGACTCACCAGCGGGCGCAAGCGGTACCCAAGGAGTGGGCTTAACCACGGCGAGTCAGGATTACTATCTTAAGATTTACCACAGCAGCTTGGTCGTACCCCAATCTAGGGAATCCGCTCGCGGCGAGGGATTGACCGTTTTTTAAACCTCTGCAAGCTGAAATTCGATCGTTCCCATTCCGGTTTCGGTCTCCGCTTGTGCGGTTTTAAAGCGCTGCTCGAACCAGAGTTCTCCGCGCTGCACGGCACCAACGGGGTGGAGCGCGCGATCGGTGTCTTCCCTAACGCGACAGCTTCGCTTCGAAACTAGCCCCCCTTGGGCAGCCCCAGTACACGCTCGCCGATTATGTTGTGTTGAATCTCATTGGTGCCTGCCGCGATCGTACCGCGGCGGGCTGCGAGCATCCGATGCGACCATTTGCCGCGATCGATCGCGCCGGCTGCCTGATACTCGAACTGGCTGTAGGGTCCAAGCAATTCCATCGCGAACATCTGGATACGCAGATTCAGTTCTGTGGTACCAAGCTTCAGAATGGATCCTTCCGGGCCGGGCGGCAGCCCCTTCAGTTGTCGGGTGAGCTGACGGAGGCTGGTGTACTTGAGGCCGTCGGCCTGGGAAGCGAACTCCGCGATTTTCTGGCGCACGTATGCGTCGCTCGATGCTGGCCGACCGTTGCGCGCCACCTTCTTGGCCAGCTCCACAAGTTGCCGCACTTCCACCATCATGTCGGTGCGGCCGCCATGGATCGTGCGCTCGAACATCATATTGGTCATCGCAACCATCCAGCCCTGGTTCTTCTGACCAACGAGGTTGGTTTTTGGAACGTGCACGTCTTCATAGAACACCTGGTTGAAGCCGTGCTCGCCGGTGATTTGCAAGAGCGGTCGTACCGTCACCCCGGGACTCTTCATGTCGACCAGCAAATAGCTCAGGCCCTTGTGCTTGGGGAGACTCGGGTCGGTTCGACACAGGAGGGTGGAAAAATCCGCGTGATGCGCATTGGACGTCCAGACCTTCGATCCGTTGACGATGAAGTGATCGCCCTGGTCGATCGCGCGCGTTTCCACTGCGGCCAGATCCGAGCCATGGTTCGGCTCCGAGAGGCCTTGGCACCAGATTTCCTCGGCGGAAGGAATTTTCGGTATGTAGCGTTCCTTCTGTTCCTTGCTTCCCCACTGCATCAGAGTCGGGCCGACTCGGGCAATGCCCTGGAAGTTCACGGTGGGCGGCGCCTTAGCACGGTCGAGTTCTTGATGGTAGATGAATTGCTGGATGAGAGGAGCGCCGCGGCCACCATATTCCTTCGGCCAATGAATACACATCCAGCCCGCGTCGTAGAGCTTGCGATGCCAGGTACGGCGCCGCTCGAATTCAGTCTTGGTCTCCGGATCGGCAAGTTCGCTGTCATCGCGCCAGTCGCGGGGAACATTGTTCTCCAGCCAGCTCCTGAATTCGTGTCGGAACGCCTCGTCCTCTGCGCTGAATTTAAAATCCATAAGG is a window of Candidatus Binataceae bacterium DNA encoding:
- a CDS encoding glutathione S-transferase N-terminal domain-containing protein, which encodes MIDVYYWPTPNGKKITILLEEAGIPYTIKPVNIGRGDQLTPEFLKLSPNGRMPAIVDHEPSGGGAPIAIFESGAIMEYLAEKSGKFWPQEPHHKAEVTQWLYWQMANQGPKMGEQGHFRRASQNPKNGDQTYALLRFDNEVHRIYGVMNLGLHKKRYLAAGQYTIADMICYPWATTWQNRNLDLNEFPNLKRWLDEIGERPAVKKAMAAGPEYREDPATVTPEEQARRSKLLTHQRAQAVPKEWA
- a CDS encoding acyl-CoA dehydrogenase family protein; its protein translation is MDFKFSAEDEAFRHEFRSWLENNVPRDWRDDSELADPETKTEFERRRTWHRKLYDAGWMCIHWPKEYGGRGAPLIQQFIYHQELDRAKAPPTVNFQGIARVGPTLMQWGSKEQKERYIPKIPSAEEIWCQGLSEPNHGSDLAAVETRAIDQGDHFIVNGSKVWTSNAHHADFSTLLCRTDPSLPKHKGLSYLLVDMKSPGVTVRPLLQITGEHGFNQVFYEDVHVPKTNLVGQKNQGWMVAMTNMMFERTIHGGRTDMMVEVRQLVELAKKVARNGRPASSDAYVRQKIAEFASQADGLKYTSLRQLTRQLKGLPPGPEGSILKLGTTELNLRIQMFAMELLGPYSQFEYQAAGAIDRGKWSHRMLAARRGTIAAGTNEIQHNIIGERVLGLPKGG
- a CDS encoding SMP-30/gluconolactonase/LRE family protein, whose amino-acid sequence is MAVTIEKIGGIKNKLGEGPVWDVAEKALYWIDGNAPAIYRLDPKTGDIKSWKTPKPIGSLALREKGGAVCALSDGFYLFDFKSGEAQQIGGAVAKPGTTFNDGKTDARGRFVAGTLDSKFQGPVGSIFSLDGSLRCTVLEPAIGCTNGPCFSPDNRTFYCADSVARTISAYDYDLATGTVSNKRLFAAIKGLGGVPDGATVDAEGHYWSAIAGGGKIVCYTPDGSIARTVEVPVPIITSLMFGGDNLDVMYATSIGEKILNMEPGADGGSLFAIKGLGVKGKPEPRFAG
- a CDS encoding alpha/beta hydrolase; this encodes MAATAPKSMHYEFEVEDVEYLRHGDTTLLARLFRPHGQGPFPAVVELHGGAWCLGDRLQDTAINEQLARAGILVAALDFRLPPAASYPGSLADINFAIRWLKAQAATLHTRPDMVCTFGISSGGHQAMLLGMRPQDSRYAAIPLSGDKSALDANVRGVIMGAPVIDPLGRYRYARQLKESGKPYPEFVDLVLPLHDKYWKSEEAMAEGNPVQALERGERVALPPVLYIQDTRDIVHPRPQLERFVELYRKAGGQVELELTEGASDAFISRNPPQAVRQMYDKRDPSSPVAARVVEKMIDFVRAQTL
- a CDS encoding amidohydrolase family protein, whose protein sequence is MSSYTIIDADTHVTEAPDLWTSRAPAAMRDRVPHVVTEADGSQRWVVGDSKAMAVVGLTATAGAGSFKHPPKNYEAMHPGAYDAQARLKYMDHMGIWAMVMYPNVGGFGAQQFLKLNDPELMLTCVQIYNDWQTEWASADARRLLPITSLPFWDVEAAVKEVRRCAAKGHKGILFTGEPQYYGKPLLGDPHWNPLWEVAVELDLPISFHIGSGDMAEGLARKRVATYGRMAAFTELAVDIFLHNGLQLNDLLMSGVLVRHPKIKFVSVESGIGWIPFLLEAMDYQFQGNSVAEEHPEFDRLPSEYFARNVYACYWFEQIAPRRLIDKIGVDNVLFETDFPHPTSLYGDEVHARIKSGLSDCEESVRRKILWENAQKLYKVTGPSAADQARSAGA